The following coding sequences are from one Cenarchaeum symbiosum A window:
- a CDS encoding fumarate hydratase/fumarase (COG1027) — translation MHAGIAPLNIIQAWGGRDRVIKPARSCGPVRYRTDEDSLGRVKIPADAYYGPFTARAAEQYRVTGTAAHPALIEAYSMIKRSAAAANTKAGALDARRGRAITRACDMVLSGRFRDQFVIDMINSGAGTAFNMNANEVIANVALEIAGRKLGDYEYIHPNDHVNMSQSTNDTFPTAMHVSILGGSGRALSGVGMLVRSLKSKARSFARHKKIGRTHLMDALPVTLGGELAAHATAASRAGAALAYSMKGLEPVALGGTAVGTGANTPRGYRRAAIRELARISGLRLRPEPDMQYALQSRLAVAGVSSALRNLALELGRLANDIRLMASGPVAGLSEIGIPAVHAGSSIMPGKVNPSLAECMNMVCYSIIGNDTAAAHAVQAGQFELNVMLPGMLKSVLESTDMLASFLPVFSANLIDGLTADKKGLRGRIESSPVIVTLLAPRIGYSRSAELYKESLGTGRTIRDIAVSGGLVTNKEMDKLLG, via the coding sequence ATGCACGCGGGAATTGCCCCATTGAATATAATTCAAGCTTGGGGCGGGCGCGATAGAGTGATTAAGCCTGCAAGATCATGCGGCCCCGTGAGATACAGGACAGACGAGGACTCGCTGGGGAGGGTAAAGATCCCCGCAGACGCCTATTACGGGCCGTTTACCGCCAGGGCAGCCGAACAGTACCGCGTGACCGGTACTGCTGCCCACCCCGCGCTAATCGAGGCGTATTCAATGATAAAGCGCTCGGCGGCTGCAGCAAACACAAAGGCTGGCGCGCTCGATGCCCGGCGCGGCAGGGCGATTACGCGCGCCTGCGATATGGTGCTCTCCGGCAGGTTCCGCGACCAGTTTGTAATAGATATGATAAACTCCGGCGCGGGGACCGCGTTTAACATGAACGCAAACGAGGTCATAGCCAACGTGGCGCTCGAGATTGCAGGCAGGAAGCTAGGAGACTATGAATACATACACCCAAACGACCATGTCAACATGTCCCAGTCGACAAACGACACCTTCCCTACCGCAATGCACGTATCGATACTTGGGGGCTCCGGCAGGGCGCTCTCCGGCGTGGGGATGCTGGTCCGCTCGCTAAAATCCAAGGCGCGCAGCTTTGCACGGCACAAAAAGATAGGCAGGACGCACCTCATGGATGCTCTGCCGGTCACGCTCGGGGGGGAGCTTGCCGCGCACGCTACTGCCGCCTCCCGCGCAGGCGCGGCCCTTGCCTATTCCATGAAAGGGCTCGAGCCTGTCGCCCTTGGCGGCACGGCAGTCGGCACGGGGGCCAACACGCCCAGGGGGTACAGGAGGGCAGCGATAAGGGAGCTTGCAAGGATATCAGGCCTCAGGCTGAGGCCCGAGCCTGACATGCAGTATGCGCTGCAAAGCAGGCTGGCCGTGGCGGGCGTCTCTTCTGCCCTTAGAAACCTCGCGCTCGAGCTCGGCAGGCTTGCAAATGATATACGCCTCATGGCGTCGGGGCCCGTTGCGGGCCTATCCGAGATAGGCATACCCGCGGTGCACGCAGGCTCGTCGATAATGCCAGGCAAGGTAAACCCGTCGCTTGCGGAATGCATGAACATGGTGTGCTATTCCATAATAGGAAATGATACTGCAGCAGCGCACGCCGTGCAGGCGGGGCAGTTTGAGCTAAATGTAATGCTGCCGGGCATGCTAAAGTCGGTGCTCGAATCGACTGACATGCTGGCAAGCTTTCTGCCGGTATTTTCCGCCAACCTGATAGACGGGCTAACGGCGGACAAAAAGGGGCTGCGCGGCAGGATTGAATCAAGCCCTGTAATAGTGACGCTGCTGGCGCCCAGGATAGGCTATTCCCGCTCTGCAGAACTCTACAAGGAATCGCTGGGGACAGGCCGGACCATACGCGATATTGCAGTCTCGGGCGGCCTGGTGACAAACAAGGAGATGGACAAGCTCCTGGGATAG
- a CDS encoding phosphoglycerate dehydrogenase (COG0111): protein MGFNETVLICDKADPVLGRILQQNGLRVSYKPEITPEELAAEAPGYSIIIVRSRTTITGEIIRSAKDCKIIARVGVGLDNIDLAAAESAGVRVINAVEGATTAVSELVLGMMLCMARQIPRADRGIRGGKWLKGELGGTELKGKYLGIVGLGNIGRRLGRLARGMNMNIIGHDVVPIDAEFSREVGLMKTDLNTLLGSSDYVSLHVPLLDSTRHMINAEKLALMKPTSRIVNTSRGGIIDEDALYEALSGGRIAGAALDVFESEPATGHRLAELDNVILTPHVGAATAEAQSLAANVIGEKIIQILRGVI, encoded by the coding sequence ATGGGCTTTAACGAGACGGTGCTTATATGCGACAAGGCGGACCCCGTCCTGGGCAGGATACTCCAGCAGAACGGTCTCCGCGTAAGCTACAAGCCGGAGATCACGCCAGAAGAGCTTGCAGCAGAGGCGCCCGGATACAGCATCATCATAGTGAGGAGCAGGACCACGATAACGGGCGAGATAATCCGCAGTGCAAAGGACTGCAAGATAATAGCCCGCGTGGGCGTGGGCCTTGACAACATAGACCTGGCCGCGGCAGAGTCCGCGGGCGTGCGCGTCATCAACGCGGTAGAGGGCGCCACTACTGCAGTGTCCGAGCTTGTGCTCGGAATGATGCTGTGCATGGCAAGGCAGATCCCCCGGGCCGACCGCGGCATAAGGGGCGGCAAGTGGCTCAAGGGCGAGCTGGGCGGGACCGAGCTAAAGGGCAAGTACCTGGGGATAGTCGGGCTTGGCAACATAGGAAGGCGCCTAGGACGGCTCGCCAGGGGGATGAACATGAACATCATAGGGCACGATGTCGTCCCAATAGACGCAGAGTTCTCTAGGGAGGTGGGCCTGATGAAGACCGACCTGAATACCCTGCTGGGCAGCTCCGACTATGTGTCCCTGCATGTGCCGCTCCTGGATTCGACCCGCCACATGATCAACGCAGAAAAGCTGGCCCTGATGAAGCCTACTTCGAGGATAGTCAACACGTCGCGCGGCGGCATAATAGACGAAGACGCTCTGTACGAGGCCCTCAGCGGGGGCAGGATAGCGGGCGCGGCCCTTGACGTCTTTGAGAGCGAGCCTGCGACGGGGCACAGGCTTGCCGAACTTGACAATGTCATACTTACGCCGCACGTGGGCGCAGCTACTGCCGAGGCCCAGTCGCTTGCGGCAAACGTGATAGGCGAGAAGATAATACAGATACTCAGGGGAGTAATCTGA